The following DNA comes from Candidatus Epulonipiscium sp..
TCGATTTCCGTAGGAGGTCTCTTTGACTTTTCATCTAAAGTTAAAGTAATAGACATAGGAACAGGGGCTGGGTTTCCTGGCATTCCCCTAAAAATTACATATCCAAATATTGATATTACATTACTGGACTCCTTAAATAAAAGAATAGAGTTCTTAAAAGAAGTTGTATCTAGACTTTCCCTTATGGATGTTAATGCTATCCATGGAAGGGCAGAGGAATTGGGGCAAGATAAAGACCATAGGCATAGCTATGATATTTGTGTGTCTAGGGCAGTTGCTCATCTATCAGTATTAGCAGAATATACCCTTCCTTTTATTAAGATAGGGGGAATGTTCATTTCAATGAAAAGTACCAATATAGACGAAGAGTTAAGGGATTCCAAAAAGGCAATACAAGTATTGGGAGGAGAATTAATAGATATAAAAGATATTGACATACCCTTTAGTGATATAAGACATAGGGTTCTTTTTATAAGAAAAGAACGACCAACCCCGACAAAATATCCTAGAAAACCAGGAAAACCAAGTAAAAGCCCTATAAGATAAATGGTTTATTGTAGAAATAAGCATTATTTAGACATAAAAAATTTTTTCGTTTGATAACATACTATGCTATAATACGACTAATAGCTACTTTTCGGATTGAATTATGGGGGGAGTTAATAAATAATGCAAACATATCAGTCGAAAGAATTAAAAATACAATGGATTTCTATTGATAAAATACGTCCTAATCCATATCAACCAAGAAAAACCTTTGATAAAACATCCATAGAAGAATTAACAAATTCTATTAAACAATATGGAGTAATGCAGCCTATTAGTGTTCGTATGATAGGTCATTCAAATTACGAATTGGTTGCAGGAGAAAGAAGACTTAGGGCATGTAAAAATGCAGGGCTTAAGGAGATTCCCGCAGTACTAATAGATGTAAATGATAAGGACAGTGCCATATTGTCCCTTATAGAAAATCTCCAAAGAGAAAATCTTAATTTTTTAGAAGAGTCGGAAGCCTACCATAATCTAATGCAAGATCACGGGTTTACCCAGGAGGAATTAGCAAGAAGCCTAGGAAAAAGCCAATCGACGATAGCAAATAAGCTTAGACTATTAAGATTATCCCCTGCAATTAAAAAGGATATACTAGAAAATAATCTTTCAGAGAGGCATGCAAGGGCTCTTCTTAAACTTCCGGAAGAAGATATGCAGATAGAGGCATTACAAAAGGTTATCATCCAAGGTTTAAATGTTAAAAAAACAGAAGAACTAATAAATCAAATGATTGAAAGAATTATCCATCAGTCAGAAGAAAAAAAAGAACAAAAAATGAAAAGGGTTTTAAGGGATATACGACTATTTACAAATACAATTCAACAAGCGGTGGATTTAATTCAGCAATCAGGGCTAGAAGCTAAGTATACAATGGAAGAAATAAATGATTTTTATGAAATAAAAATCAAAATACCTATGAATTAAGGTGGTACCTAAGGTACCACCTTTTTAATTTTCTAAAAAGCTTATACAGGTTTCATTAAAATGGAGGGTTTCTTCTTCGTGGGGCATGGATTTTGATTTATTGAATATATAAGAAGAAATAGACGGTTTAATAAGCAACCATTCATCCAATAAGGATGGGGGGACCAATTCATTTTCCTTTCCCCATATAATTAAAATATCAGAAGTTAATTGATTAAGGGCATTTTTAACATTTACATTCATATATCCCCCCATGAAGGAAGCTATAGGGTATCTTGAAGAGGGACCGTTTAAATGTGCCGCACCACTATAGTTATTTAAGAGGGAA
Coding sequences within:
- the rsmG gene encoding 16S rRNA (guanine(527)-N(7))-methyltransferase RsmG, which codes for MELVEYLEKGSKSFGNSLNNNQIKQFLDYKGLLLEWNEKMNLTAITEEKEIIIKHFLDSISVGGLFDFSSKVKVIDIGTGAGFPGIPLKITYPNIDITLLDSLNKRIEFLKEVVSRLSLMDVNAIHGRAEELGQDKDHRHSYDICVSRAVAHLSVLAEYTLPFIKIGGMFISMKSTNIDEELRDSKKAIQVLGGELIDIKDIDIPFSDIRHRVLFIRKERPTPTKYPRKPGKPSKSPIR
- the noc gene encoding nucleoid occlusion protein translates to MQTYQSKELKIQWISIDKIRPNPYQPRKTFDKTSIEELTNSIKQYGVMQPISVRMIGHSNYELVAGERRLRACKNAGLKEIPAVLIDVNDKDSAILSLIENLQRENLNFLEESEAYHNLMQDHGFTQEELARSLGKSQSTIANKLRLLRLSPAIKKDILENNLSERHARALLKLPEEDMQIEALQKVIIQGLNVKKTEELINQMIERIIHQSEEKKEQKMKRVLRDIRLFTNTIQQAVDLIQQSGLEAKYTMEEINDFYEIKIKIPMN